One Deltaproteobacteria bacterium genomic window carries:
- a CDS encoding EamA family transporter, translated as MTPLAVALVLVSAFLHAGWNLFGKGSQDKSAFFLAQGACTAIICSPGLIAFWSPPPTLGWVFVALSAAAHAGYALYLVKSYEAGDLSIAYPISRSAPALVLLWEMTAGHQRLSVLGVSGVVLAVVGALMVQWPLLRARGLRGVLRADVTRFALITAVFIAAFTIVDKQGVGQMHPFVFLVLILAGEFPVFIVRMGSATATRVRAEWNRTRWTILATAIVGPFSYLLILWALKNAPATYVLSLRQTSIVFGVVLGRFVLGEVGTRYPLIGAVVITIGGLLIAAGG; from the coding sequence ATGACTCCGCTCGCCGTCGCGCTCGTGTTGGTGTCCGCGTTCCTGCACGCGGGCTGGAATCTGTTCGGCAAAGGCAGCCAAGACAAGTCGGCCTTCTTCCTTGCGCAAGGAGCGTGCACCGCGATCATTTGTTCGCCTGGATTGATTGCCTTCTGGTCGCCACCGCCGACACTGGGCTGGGTGTTCGTCGCGCTCTCGGCGGCGGCGCACGCCGGCTACGCGTTGTACTTGGTGAAGTCGTACGAAGCCGGTGATCTGTCGATCGCCTACCCGATCAGCCGCAGCGCTCCGGCGTTGGTGTTGCTGTGGGAGATGACCGCGGGACACCAACGACTGAGCGTCTTGGGCGTGAGTGGTGTGGTGCTCGCCGTCGTCGGTGCCCTGATGGTGCAGTGGCCGCTGCTGCGGGCGCGCGGGCTGCGGGGCGTGTTGCGTGCCGATGTCACGCGCTTCGCGCTCATCACCGCGGTGTTCATCGCCGCCTTCACCATCGTCGACAAACAGGGCGTCGGCCAAATGCACCCGTTCGTCTTCTTGGTGCTGATTCTCGCCGGCGAATTTCCGGTGTTCATCGTCCGTATGGGAAGCGCGACGGCGACCCGCGTGCGTGCCGAATGGAACCGGACCCGCTGGACGATTCTCGCCACCGCGATCGTCGGGCCGTTTTCGTATCTGTTGATCCTGTGGGCGCTGAAGAACGCGCCCGCCACCTACGTGCTGTCGTTGCGCCAGACTAGCATCGTGTTCGGCGTGGTACTCGGGCGCTTCGTGCTGGGCGAAGTCGGCACCCGCTATCCGCTGATCGGCGCGGTTGTCATCACCATCGGCGGTTTGCTGATCGCCGCGGGTGGATGA
- a CDS encoding SCP2 sterol-binding domain-containing protein — protein sequence MKAIFSAMPANFNADSAKGMNSVIQFNLGGDGGGNYHVVIKDGGCTVGEGAHAAPNMTMTMAAQDYVDMISGKLNGQMAFMSGKLKIAGDMGLAMKMQSLFKRPA from the coding sequence GTGAAGGCGATCTTCAGCGCGATGCCGGCGAACTTCAATGCCGATTCCGCGAAGGGGATGAACTCCGTCATCCAGTTCAATCTGGGTGGCGACGGGGGCGGCAACTATCACGTAGTGATCAAGGACGGCGGATGCACGGTGGGCGAAGGGGCCCATGCCGCGCCGAACATGACCATGACGATGGCCGCACAAGATTACGTCGACATGATCAGCGGCAAGCTCAACGGCCAGATGGCCTTCATGAGCGGCAAGCTGAAGATCGCTGGCGACATGGGGCTCGCAATGAAGATGCAGAGCCTCTTCAAGCGCCCGGCGTAA
- a CDS encoding PIN domain-containing protein: MAKYLLDSDIIIEWLRGTEAIVEWLAARDAAGDFLGWTPVSIAEVYAGIRPREEFVIADIQRVLHCVEIDERVGRKAGSYCLTFGRSHSVEIADALIAAAAHANGLTLCSRNLRHYPMRDVKKLRV; this comes from the coding sequence GTGGCCAAGTATCTTCTCGACAGCGACATCATCATTGAGTGGTTGCGCGGCACCGAGGCGATCGTCGAGTGGCTAGCCGCCCGCGACGCGGCCGGGGATTTTCTCGGCTGGACGCCGGTCTCGATCGCCGAAGTGTACGCCGGCATTCGCCCGCGCGAGGAGTTCGTCATCGCCGACATTCAACGCGTCCTGCATTGCGTCGAGATCGACGAGCGCGTCGGGCGGAAAGCCGGCAGCTATTGCCTGACGTTTGGGCGATCGCACAGCGTCGAGATTGCGGACGCCCTGATCGCCGCGGCGGCGCACGCAAACGGTCTAACGCTGTGCAGTCGGAATCTGCGCCACTACCCGATGCGCGACGTGAAGAAGCTGCGGGTGTGA
- a CDS encoding ribbon-helix-helix protein, CopG family — MKRTQLYLDEDSARRLAAESRRRRTTISELVREAVAATYGGRAVEDRSAVIRQMAGIWAERDDMTDSYAYVRNLRRSERPQRSVARRRGQVSSRQRHHH, encoded by the coding sequence ATGAAAAGGACCCAGTTGTACTTGGACGAAGACAGCGCCCGGCGCCTGGCGGCTGAGAGCCGTCGCCGTCGGACAACGATCTCCGAATTGGTCCGCGAGGCCGTGGCCGCCACGTACGGAGGACGAGCCGTCGAGGATCGCTCCGCCGTGATCCGCCAGATGGCGGGGATCTGGGCGGAGCGTGACGACATGACCGATTCGTACGCGTACGTGCGCAACTTGCGCCGCTCGGAGCGTCCGCAGCGATCGGTAGCGAGACGACGTGGCCAAGTATCTTCTCGACAGCGACATCATCATTGA
- a CDS encoding GNAT family N-acetyltransferase: MHAAVARGKRVLLRLPSAHDCDEFVALMRASRRLHHPWAAPATTTDAFADYLNRIRRKETYGLLACERSNGAIVGVFNFNQIVRGHYHSTYLGYFGGAPFARQGYMTEGLALVLRYAFTKLKLHRLEANIQPGNRASLALARRCGLRCEGFSPRYLKVNGRWRDHERWAITVEDWRRLRAEERR; the protein is encoded by the coding sequence CTGCATGCCGCCGTCGCCCGCGGCAAGCGCGTGCTTCTGCGTTTGCCGAGCGCGCACGACTGCGACGAGTTCGTCGCGCTCATGCGCGCGAGTCGCCGCCTGCACCATCCGTGGGCGGCGCCGGCTACCACCACCGACGCGTTCGCCGACTATCTGAACCGCATTCGCCGTAAGGAAACCTACGGGTTGCTGGCGTGCGAGCGCTCGAATGGTGCCATCGTCGGGGTCTTCAATTTCAATCAGATCGTGCGCGGCCACTATCACAGCACGTACCTGGGATACTTTGGCGGCGCGCCGTTCGCGCGCCAGGGCTACATGACCGAAGGCTTGGCGCTGGTGCTGCGCTACGCGTTCACCAAACTCAAGTTGCACCGGCTGGAAGCGAACATCCAGCCCGGCAATCGCGCCTCGCTCGCGTTGGCGCGTCGGTGTGGATTGCGCTGCGAGGGCTTCTCGCCGCGCTATCTCAAGGTGAACGGCCGCTGGCGCGATCACGAACGCTGGGCGATCACGGTGGAAGATTGGCGCAGACTACGAGCCGAGGAACGCCGCTGA
- a CDS encoding damage-inducible protein DinB has translation MATLLGQYQALAGYNRWMNDKLYALCATLTDEERKRSMGAFFGSIHGTLNHLLLTDRAWLGRFTRDATVATSLDHSGQPIPYTGKLDQVLYDDFALLRQERAKTDAAIEAWLRGLSDADFDAPLSYRTSAGVPYKHPLWWAVTHFFNHQTHHRGQLTTLLSQLGHDPGGTDFPVFLRTDGA, from the coding sequence ATGGCGACTCTGCTCGGCCAGTACCAAGCGCTCGCGGGTTACAACCGCTGGATGAACGACAAGCTCTACGCTCTGTGCGCAACGCTCACAGATGAAGAGCGGAAGCGCAGCATGGGAGCCTTCTTCGGCTCGATTCACGGTACTTTGAATCACTTGCTGCTCACCGATCGCGCCTGGCTTGGCCGTTTCACCCGTGATGCGACGGTTGCCACCTCACTCGATCACAGCGGCCAGCCCATCCCGTACACCGGCAAACTGGATCAGGTCCTCTACGACGACTTCGCTTTGCTGCGGCAGGAGCGCGCCAAAACGGACGCCGCGATCGAGGCCTGGCTGCGCGGCCTCAGCGACGCGGATTTCGACGCACCGCTCTCGTACCGTACGAGCGCGGGCGTGCCATACAAACACCCGCTGTGGTGGGCGGTCACACACTTCTTTAACCATCAGACGCATCACCGCGGGCAGCTGACGACGTTGCTCTCTCAACTTGGTCACGATCCGGGGGGCACCGACTTCCCGGTATTTCTGCGCACCGACGGCGCGTAG
- a CDS encoding threonine ammonia-lyase: MSAVRISLDQIRAARERAAGIVKVTPLDLSATFSALCQRQIHLKLENLQKTGSFKVRGALNKIQLLDEATRTRGVVTASAGNHAQGVAYAAQRAGVPVTVVMPETASFSKVTATSGYGAQVVLAGRDYSEAYAKAIELAAQQHAAFVHAFDDREVIAGQGTLGLELLEQLSDVDTVVVPVGGGGLLAGMVSALRGAGSRARIIGVQAAGASSLVPSLRSGTRVELAAVDTIADGLATRAIGAIPFDIIRSGIDDAVEVSDAEIADAVLLLLERAKTVVEGAGAVGLAACLAGRLPAPAAKVAVLITGGNIDTNLLDRIINLGLVEEGRLFRFTTRLADRPGELQRLVTCIAACRANIHQISHERAQPGLALTQASVTLELETRGREHIAEIERGLAKAGFDVDRR; encoded by the coding sequence ATGAGCGCTGTGCGCATTTCCCTTGATCAGATCCGAGCCGCGCGCGAACGCGCGGCCGGCATCGTGAAGGTGACGCCGCTGGATCTCAGCGCGACCTTCAGCGCGCTGTGTCAGCGTCAGATCCATCTCAAACTGGAGAACCTGCAGAAGACCGGCTCCTTCAAAGTTCGCGGCGCGCTCAACAAGATTCAACTGCTCGATGAAGCAACGCGCACGCGCGGTGTCGTGACCGCGTCGGCGGGCAATCACGCGCAAGGTGTCGCCTATGCCGCGCAACGCGCGGGGGTGCCGGTCACGGTCGTGATGCCCGAGACCGCGTCGTTCAGTAAGGTCACGGCGACCAGCGGCTACGGCGCGCAGGTGGTGCTCGCCGGCCGCGACTATAGCGAGGCGTACGCGAAGGCCATCGAACTCGCCGCGCAACAACACGCGGCGTTCGTCCATGCCTTCGACGATCGCGAGGTGATTGCGGGCCAAGGAACGCTGGGGCTCGAACTGCTCGAACAGCTTTCCGATGTCGATACGGTCGTGGTACCCGTCGGTGGCGGCGGATTGCTGGCCGGCATGGTCTCGGCGCTGCGCGGCGCCGGTTCGCGTGCCCGGATCATCGGCGTGCAAGCAGCCGGCGCGTCATCGCTGGTGCCGAGTTTGCGATCCGGGACGCGGGTCGAGCTGGCCGCGGTCGACACCATCGCTGATGGCCTGGCAACCCGTGCGATCGGTGCGATCCCGTTCGACATCATTCGTTCAGGCATCGACGATGCGGTCGAAGTCAGCGACGCCGAGATCGCCGACGCGGTGCTGCTGCTGCTGGAGCGCGCGAAGACCGTTGTCGAGGGTGCCGGCGCGGTTGGACTGGCCGCGTGTCTTGCCGGTCGGTTGCCGGCACCGGCGGCAAAGGTTGCGGTACTCATCACCGGCGGCAACATCGACACCAACCTGCTCGACCGCATCATCAACCTCGGGCTGGTGGAAGAGGGCCGCCTCTTTCGATTCACCACGCGCCTCGCCGATCGCCCCGGTGAATTGCAGCGACTGGTCACCTGCATCGCAGCGTGTCGCGCCAACATCCATCAGATCAGTCACGAGCGCGCCCAGCCCGGGTTGGCGCTGACGCAAGCCTCGGTCACGCTCGAACTCGAAACCCGCGGTCGCGAGCACATCGCGGAGATCGAGCGGGGGCTGGCCAAAGCCGGCTTTGATGTCGATAGGCGGTAA
- a CDS encoding competence/damage-inducible protein A translates to MIERAVILSSGDELTTGRTVDTNANFIADKLVAAGLDVVAVVVVGDYHERIAWAWREAMRQADVIIGTGGLGPTADDLTTEVLAQVAGRTLKMDTGVADRIRQMFAAMGRVMPENNLKQAMFPEGATVIPNPLGTAPGFRLDLDTEWGRRHLIVLPGVPREMKPMIEEQVLPWIEQERGGEDVYRSHTFQTFGISESALDELVTGCVAAEEGRIAFRAAFPQISVRLTVHGRPDATARNLPLLAARLRERIGTYAYGEGDTSMEEVVGTMLKQRGLTIALAESCTGGLIGHRITNVPGSSAYFVGDLVTYSNSAKQQLLGVNAATLERVGAVSEEVATEMAEGARRVAGADFGLATTGIAGPDGGSAEKPVGTVCIALATAEKSFVRRYQFWGTRDWVKILTSQVALDWVRRHLLGLDPSESGVLRR, encoded by the coding sequence ATGATCGAGCGCGCCGTCATTCTCAGTTCGGGCGATGAATTGACCACCGGCCGCACGGTCGACACCAACGCCAATTTCATCGCCGACAAATTGGTCGCGGCGGGACTCGACGTGGTCGCGGTGGTCGTGGTCGGGGACTATCACGAGCGCATCGCATGGGCGTGGCGCGAGGCGATGCGGCAGGCGGACGTGATCATCGGCACTGGCGGTCTCGGCCCCACGGCCGACGATCTCACCACCGAGGTGTTGGCGCAGGTCGCCGGGCGAACGCTGAAGATGGACACGGGCGTCGCCGACCGCATCCGCCAGATGTTCGCGGCGATGGGCCGCGTGATGCCGGAGAACAATCTCAAGCAAGCCATGTTTCCCGAGGGTGCGACGGTCATCCCCAACCCGCTCGGCACCGCGCCCGGCTTCCGCCTCGATCTCGATACTGAGTGGGGGCGACGTCACTTGATTGTGTTGCCCGGCGTGCCGCGCGAAATGAAACCGATGATCGAAGAGCAGGTGCTGCCGTGGATCGAGCAGGAGCGTGGCGGTGAGGATGTGTATCGCAGCCACACCTTCCAAACCTTCGGCATCAGCGAGTCAGCGCTCGACGAACTGGTCACCGGCTGCGTGGCCGCGGAGGAAGGCCGCATCGCGTTTCGCGCGGCGTTTCCGCAAATCTCCGTGCGCCTGACGGTCCACGGTCGCCCCGACGCAACCGCGCGAAACTTGCCGCTACTCGCGGCGCGGTTGCGCGAACGCATTGGCACCTACGCCTATGGCGAAGGCGACACGTCGATGGAGGAAGTCGTCGGGACGATGCTGAAGCAACGCGGCCTCACCATCGCGCTGGCGGAATCCTGCACCGGCGGTCTCATCGGCCATCGCATCACCAACGTGCCCGGCAGCTCGGCGTACTTTGTGGGCGACCTCGTCACCTACAGCAACAGCGCGAAGCAACAACTGCTCGGCGTGAACGCGGCGACGCTCGAACGAGTTGGCGCGGTGAGCGAAGAGGTTGCGACCGAGATGGCGGAGGGCGCCCGGCGCGTCGCTGGCGCAGATTTCGGACTCGCAACCACCGGCATCGCCGGCCCAGACGGCGGCAGCGCGGAGAAACCGGTCGGGACAGTGTGCATCGCGCTGGCGACAGCGGAGAAGTCGTTCGTGCGGCGCTATCAATTTTGGGGCACGCGCGACTGGGTGAAGATCCTCACCTCACAAGTTGCGCTCGACTGGGTGCGCCGGCATTTGCTCGGGCTCGATCCGAGCGAGTCCGGCGTCCTCCGGCGGTGA
- a CDS encoding prenyltransferase, producing MVVQNWIEVIQTANLSKDKEMDPVSKWLIIVRAAVFSMTLTSALIGGLLAAAAGSFSWTPFLLATTGLLLAHAANNMINDYYDLSGGVDTADYPRALYAPHPILSGLVTKATLRNAILLVNFIDVVIAAYLVSLRGWPVVVFAGLGFFISFFYVAPPIRLKHIGLGEIGVFLVWGPLMTGGTYYVTAGNIPAWVFVASIPYAIVVMTVLMGKHLDKFELDKVKGIHTLPVILGYDTARYATMALMIAFYFVVLGMVAAGTLGVWTLLVVFSLPRLFRVLKIYSQPKPDAPPKNFPVWPLWYVAAAFYLTKLAGGLFILGLVLNLILPGRLF from the coding sequence ATGGTCGTGCAAAACTGGATCGAAGTGATTCAGACCGCGAACCTCTCCAAAGACAAGGAGATGGATCCGGTCTCCAAGTGGCTCATCATCGTGCGCGCCGCAGTGTTTTCGATGACGCTGACGTCGGCGCTCATCGGCGGGCTGCTCGCGGCCGCAGCCGGGTCGTTCAGTTGGACGCCGTTTCTGTTAGCGACCACCGGGCTGTTGCTGGCGCACGCCGCCAACAACATGATCAACGACTACTACGACCTCTCCGGCGGCGTCGACACGGCCGACTATCCGCGCGCGCTCTATGCGCCGCATCCGATTCTCTCGGGCCTAGTCACCAAGGCGACCCTGCGCAACGCGATCCTGTTGGTGAACTTCATCGACGTGGTGATCGCCGCGTATCTCGTCTCATTGCGCGGCTGGCCGGTGGTGGTGTTTGCGGGTCTCGGCTTCTTCATCAGTTTTTTCTACGTCGCGCCGCCGATCCGGTTGAAGCACATCGGACTCGGCGAGATCGGCGTCTTCCTAGTATGGGGCCCGCTGATGACTGGCGGCACCTACTATGTCACCGCCGGCAACATTCCCGCGTGGGTGTTTGTCGCGTCGATCCCATACGCCATCGTGGTCATGACCGTGCTGATGGGCAAACATCTCGACAAGTTCGAGTTGGACAAGGTCAAGGGCATCCACACGTTGCCTGTGATTCTCGGCTACGACACCGCTCGTTACGCGACGATGGCGCTGATGATCGCGTTCTACTTCGTCGTGCTCGGCATGGTCGCTGCGGGCACGCTCGGCGTGTGGACCTTGTTAGTAGTGTTCTCGCTGCCGCGGCTGTTCCGCGTATTGAAAATCTACTCGCAGCCGAAGCCGGACGCGCCGCCGAAGAATTTTCCGGTGTGGCCACTGTGGTACGTGGCGGCGGCGTTCTACCTCACCAAGCTCGCCGGCGGGTTGTTCATCCTCGGCTTGGTGCTCAATCTGATCCTTCCAGGCCGCCTCTTTTGA
- a CDS encoding phosphatidylglycerophosphatase A — protein sequence MRTTVLFIASVAYIGYIPFASGTFGSLAAMPLFWVFDKLCTVSVPLALATFVALVVGACWVAGLADGFLQEHDSHKIVIDEVAGYVAATLLLPLSWPVAIAAFFIFRALDVIKPYPAGYIDANMPGGPGVVLDDVVSGLYTNLLLRGLLFLGVLS from the coding sequence ATGCGCACGACGGTCCTGTTCATCGCCTCGGTGGCATACATCGGCTACATCCCCTTCGCCTCGGGAACGTTCGGTTCGCTGGCGGCGATGCCGCTGTTTTGGGTCTTCGACAAATTGTGCACGGTGTCGGTGCCGCTGGCGCTCGCGACCTTCGTCGCCTTGGTTGTAGGCGCGTGTTGGGTGGCGGGTCTGGCCGATGGGTTTCTACAAGAGCACGACAGCCACAAAATCGTGATCGACGAAGTCGCCGGCTACGTCGCGGCGACGCTGCTGCTGCCGCTGAGCTGGCCGGTCGCCATCGCCGCGTTCTTCATCTTTCGCGCGCTCGATGTCATCAAGCCATACCCTGCCGGATACATCGATGCGAACATGCCGGGCGGTCCCGGCGTCGTGCTCGACGATGTCGTCTCGGGTCTGTACACCAATCTGCTGCTACGCGGCCTATTGTTTCTTGGAGTGCTGTCATGA
- the purM gene encoding phosphoribosylformylglycinamidine cyclo-ligase, with protein MAKQSFSYDEAGVETLQVHGGLRELADWIGKTFEFNAVRPQLPLGYFANVLPLTPEIGLAISTDGVGTKLLVAQELERYDTVGIDCVAMNANDILCVGARPISLVDYIAVQQANPNFLGEIAKGFYEGACRACINIPGGEVAQVREMLHGARSGYAFDLVGTCIGTVHPARVLIGQDVRRGDVVVGIASSGIHSNGFTLARRVLFEQAKLRATDHVTGLARSVGEELLIPTHIYVREVLQMLDANLAIKAMIHVTGDGFLNLTRVAAPVGFVIDALLDVPPIFPVIQSHGGLDDAEMFRVYNMGVGFCVVVDPKDAPRVVESAQHEGKHAAPIGYAVADPERHIWISPRGLVSRDDVFTRTAATPPPRIVA; from the coding sequence ATGGCGAAACAGTCCTTCAGCTACGACGAAGCCGGCGTCGAAACGCTGCAGGTCCACGGCGGCCTGCGCGAACTCGCCGATTGGATTGGCAAGACCTTCGAGTTCAACGCCGTCCGGCCGCAGTTGCCGCTCGGCTACTTTGCCAACGTGCTGCCCCTGACGCCCGAGATCGGTCTCGCGATCTCCACCGATGGCGTCGGCACTAAGTTGCTGGTGGCGCAAGAGCTGGAGCGCTACGACACCGTCGGCATCGACTGCGTGGCGATGAATGCCAACGACATCCTCTGCGTCGGCGCGCGCCCGATTTCGCTGGTCGACTACATCGCTGTGCAGCAGGCGAACCCAAACTTCTTGGGCGAGATCGCCAAGGGTTTCTACGAAGGCGCGTGTCGAGCGTGCATCAACATCCCCGGCGGCGAAGTCGCGCAGGTGCGCGAGATGCTCCACGGTGCGCGCAGCGGCTACGCGTTCGACCTCGTCGGCACCTGCATCGGCACGGTGCATCCGGCGCGCGTTTTGATCGGGCAGGACGTGCGCCGTGGCGATGTGGTGGTCGGCATCGCGAGTAGCGGTATTCACAGCAACGGATTCACGCTCGCGCGTCGCGTGCTGTTCGAACAGGCGAAACTGCGCGCCACCGATCACGTTACCGGGCTGGCGCGCTCGGTGGGCGAAGAGTTGCTCATCCCCACGCACATCTACGTGCGCGAAGTGCTGCAGATGCTCGACGCCAACCTGGCGATCAAAGCGATGATCCATGTGACCGGCGATGGCTTCCTCAACCTCACGCGAGTCGCGGCCCCGGTGGGGTTCGTGATTGATGCGCTGCTTGATGTGCCGCCGATCTTTCCAGTCATCCAGAGCCATGGCGGGCTCGACGATGCGGAGATGTTCCGGGTCTACAACATGGGCGTCGGCTTCTGCGTCGTCGTCGATCCGAAGGATGCGCCTCGCGTGGTCGAGAGCGCGCAGCACGAAGGCAAGCACGCCGCGCCCATCGGCTACGCCGTCGCTGATCCCGAGCGGCACATTTGGATTTCGCCGCGTGGGCTGGTGAGTCGTGACGACGTGTTCACTCGGACCGCTGCCACACCACCACCGCGAATCGTCGCGTGA
- a CDS encoding anion transporter, whose amino-acid sequence MTVALIIFAATYLVLVIGELPGFRVYRTSAAFIGAVCMVGSGALPADRLLTAIDFPTLVLLFSMMIVAACLRLSGAFRLVADLVLRRAAGPYQLLAVVVLLAGVLSACFVNDVVCIVLAPLLLDVLRALERKPVPYLIALATAANIGSVATITGNPQNMIIGSLSGIPYRSFAGALWLPALVGLAIAYGLIALMFRRDLTTGVPASPPRRSIVRVHRWLALKNGAITVLLLGTLIAGAPIAFSSAAAAAWMLFTRRVKPAKVFALIDWELLVLFAGLFVVVGGLEHGGLDAWLRVQLQSSPALVSDVWFTAASVALSNVVSNVPAVLLLKRVVPMFPNATHAWLLLALSSTLAGNLTIPGSVANLIVIEAARRRGVEIRPLTYMLVGVPLTVFTLMVGMLLLGTP is encoded by the coding sequence ATGACTGTCGCCCTGATCATCTTCGCCGCTACGTACCTCGTCCTCGTCATCGGCGAGTTGCCGGGCTTTCGCGTCTATCGCACCAGCGCGGCGTTCATCGGCGCGGTCTGTATGGTGGGATCCGGCGCGCTGCCGGCCGATCGGTTGCTCACGGCCATCGACTTCCCCACCTTGGTACTGTTGTTCTCGATGATGATCGTGGCGGCGTGCCTTCGATTGTCGGGAGCGTTTCGCCTCGTCGCCGACCTGGTGCTGCGCCGCGCGGCCGGACCGTACCAGCTATTGGCCGTCGTGGTGCTGCTGGCGGGCGTGCTGTCGGCCTGCTTCGTCAACGACGTGGTGTGCATCGTACTCGCGCCACTGCTGCTCGACGTACTGCGCGCACTCGAGCGCAAGCCGGTCCCGTATCTGATCGCACTCGCCACAGCGGCTAACATCGGCAGTGTCGCGACAATCACCGGCAATCCGCAGAATATGATCATCGGGAGTCTGTCGGGAATTCCTTACCGTTCCTTCGCCGGAGCGTTGTGGCTGCCGGCGTTGGTTGGACTGGCCATCGCGTACGGATTGATCGCGCTGATGTTTCGGCGCGACTTGACCACCGGAGTGCCTGCATCGCCCCCGCGGCGTTCGATCGTGCGCGTGCACCGCTGGCTGGCGCTGAAAAACGGAGCGATCACGGTGTTGCTGCTTGGCACATTGATCGCCGGCGCGCCCATCGCCTTCAGCTCGGCGGCCGCCGCCGCGTGGATGCTGTTCACGCGGCGGGTCAAGCCGGCGAAAGTGTTCGCGCTGATCGATTGGGAGTTGCTGGTGCTGTTCGCGGGGTTGTTCGTCGTCGTCGGTGGCTTGGAACACGGCGGCCTCGACGCCTGGCTGCGCGTGCAGTTGCAGTCATCGCCGGCCCTGGTATCCGACGTCTGGTTTACGGCTGCGAGTGTCGCGCTCTCGAACGTGGTCAGCAACGTCCCCGCAGTGCTGCTGCTGAAGCGAGTCGTCCCGATGTTCCCCAACGCAACCCACGCGTGGTTGCTGCTGGCGCTGAGCAGTACGTTGGCGGGAAATCTGACGATCCCTGGTTCGGTCGCCAATCTGATCGTGATCGAAGCCGCGCGCCGGCGTGGCGTCGAGATCCGTCCGCTCACCTACATGCTGGTCGGCGTGCCGCTGACGGTGTTTACGTTGATGGTTGGAATGCTCTTGCTGGGTACGCCGTGA
- a CDS encoding aminotransferase class I/II-fold pyridoxal phosphate-dependent enzyme: MRSVSLKSEQFTESVIRGMTRLCEQHGGINLAQGFPDFPAPMELKDAAKRAIDDEFNQYAVTWGVREFRAAIAAKMKHYNRVPCDPETEVTVTCGSTEAMIATLLAVVNPGDEIVIFEPFYENYGPDAIMSGATPRYVTLRPPDFTFDPAELRAACGPRTKAIIVNTPHNPSGHVFGRVELETIAAVCREFDCLAITDEIYEYVTYDGREHVSLASLPDMRERTITISGLSKTYSVTGWRLAYAIASPAPTTAIRKMHDFLTVGAPHPLQWAGVSALGLPAGYYRDLAAHYATRRAVLAEALTAAGFRIHVPEGAYYILADIGEIAGVTMMSDVAFCEWLIRDVGVAAVPGSSFYRDGERGRRLIRFAFCKREDTLRAAAERLARVPDLLRLR; this comes from the coding sequence ATGCGATCGGTCTCGCTCAAGTCGGAACAGTTCACCGAATCGGTCATCCGCGGCATGACGCGGTTGTGCGAGCAGCACGGCGGCATCAACCTCGCGCAAGGCTTTCCCGATTTTCCGGCGCCGATGGAGCTGAAGGACGCGGCCAAGCGCGCCATCGACGACGAGTTCAACCAGTACGCAGTGACCTGGGGCGTGCGCGAGTTTCGCGCGGCGATCGCGGCGAAGATGAAGCACTACAACCGCGTACCGTGCGATCCCGAAACCGAAGTCACGGTGACCTGCGGCTCCACCGAAGCGATGATCGCGACGCTGTTGGCGGTGGTGAATCCCGGCGACGAGATCGTGATCTTCGAGCCTTTCTACGAGAACTATGGCCCCGACGCGATTATGAGCGGGGCGACGCCGCGCTACGTCACGCTGCGACCGCCGGACTTCACCTTCGACCCGGCCGAGCTGCGCGCAGCATGCGGGCCGCGCACCAAGGCCATCATCGTCAATACACCGCACAATCCGAGTGGTCACGTGTTCGGCCGGGTTGAGCTGGAAACCATCGCGGCCGTCTGCCGAGAGTTCGATTGTCTCGCCATCACCGACGAGATCTACGAGTACGTCACCTACGACGGTCGCGAACATGTCTCGCTCGCCAGCCTCCCCGACATGCGCGAACGCACAATCACGATCAGCGGACTGTCGAAGACCTATTCGGTGACAGGCTGGCGCCTCGCCTACGCGATTGCCTCACCCGCGCCGACCACGGCGATTCGCAAGATGCACGACTTCCTCACCGTCGGCGCGCCGCATCCGCTGCAATGGGCAGGCGTGAGCGCACTCGGCCTACCCGCCGGTTACTATCGCGACCTCGCGGCACACTACGCGACGCGGCGCGCAGTGTTGGCGGAGGCGCTCACCGCCGCCGGCTTTCGCATTCACGTTCCGGAGGGTGCGTACTACATCCTTGCCGACATCGGTGAAATTGCTGGCGTCACGATGATGAGCGACGTGGCGTTCTGCGAGTGGCTGATCCGCGATGTCGGCGTGGCTGCGGTGCCAGGGTCCAGCTTCTATCGTGATGGAGAGCGTGGACGGCGGCTGATCCGCTTCGCCTTCTGCAAGCGTGAGGACACCCTGCGTGCCGCTGCGGAGCGTCTGGCGCGCGTGCCGGACCTGCTGAGGCTACGGTGA